The DNA window CTATAAATGGGTAGATGTGTGTGTAAAAACTTTACATGGTAGcatttatttgtttgtgttcATGTTTGTTATACTTTTTATTCAAACTGCAGTGTATCTAACAGCACTTCTAATGCGgtagaagaagcagaagaaatGTAAGTCTTTTGGTTTGGTTACCTTTTTTGAGCaaaaaatgatttgattcaTAAATGAGGgttttcaaatttgaattgaatggatttaCCTTTCAGTGCTTGGAATCAACTAGCACCTTTGGGGGAAGCAGGTGGACGAAGACACAGCAGCTGAAAGTCACTAGCCAAAAGCCATTCAAGCTAAGAACTGAGGTAATTGCCTATTTAGATGCAACAAATTGCTGTATAGCCTGTATAGCCGTTCAATGCAACTAAAACATTTTCCATTTCAGTGACATGCTTGCATTTTCAATTTGCTgtatagcctgaatagccatttGCTTGCATTTTAGTGACAACAAATGTTTGTGTTCAGTTCAAAATCAATGCAGTTGCACATTTTCTCCTATTGTTTTTGGCCTTGGCCACTGTATTGCCGTGATCTTTGTACAGTGTTAAAACAATAGAATTGGTGTAGGACATGGAATTTTTtctgaattaatttaaaaactgaaccaaaccaatccaattacatttggtttggtttggttgacCTCAGATataaaaccgaaccaaaccaaactgaACATTTTTTGTACGATTGGATCGGATGGTTCTTCCTccaaaaaccaaaccaaattGTACCGTAAACACCTCTACTGAACTCTGAACTGTGTGTGCAATGAGCTAGCAAAGTGGAAGATTCAGCATCCGGAGGAGCAAGAAGCAAGAGCAATGCAAGGTGCATCATCAGGCATCGGATACGGTCTAAAATATCAGGTCAACTtcaccaaaaaccctaaaatatttatgattctCAATCTCCATTGATCTAAATTGTTATCCACTTCTCGTAACATGCATAGGCTCGATGCATTTCGGATGTAAAGGCAGACACGGATCACACTACCTTTCTGGCTGGCACTCTCAGCCTCAAAGAAGAAAATGAGGTAATAATATGCTTAATTTTCGTCTTTCACTTTCTCATTGACATGTGACTCCAATTTCAACTTGTTTCTCATTCTTTTGTTTTGTAGGTTCATCTGATTCGGCTTTCATCGAGTGGAACTGAATTGTTCTGTGAAGGATTGTTTTCGCATCCGAATGAGATTTGGGACCTTGTCTCATGTCCTTTCGATCAACGGATCTTCTCAACCGTTTACTCTAACGGTAATCGACTGTGTTTTACGACTTATTTACTTCACAttgaaaaacattttcaaaGTATGTGCGTTTTTTGCGTGTTTTGTGAGCTTGAGAGTTGAGATAGTTTATGCATCGTGTTAGCATCCACAGTTAGACTGGTTTATGACTATTCTTTTTTGTTCGTTAAGGTGAAACTTATGGAGCAGCAATATGGCAGATCCCTGAGTTATATGGTGAGTTGAATTCGCCTCAGTTAGAAAAAATTACATCGCTAGACGGTCATGCTGGTAAGATTAAATGGTAAGTTTGCGATTCCCCATATGCTGATTTTGATTTATCTGATAGGAAGTgatgtaatttaatattttgaacTTCCAGTGCTGGTGTTATATATGAAGTCATTACTCTGTTTTGGTAATTATCTAAAGATGTTGAAGAAATTTTTGAGGATAAAATAGTTAACAGTTGTTCTTAAGGAAGATATTATAACTCTAAGTTTACAGTAAGTATTGGACTTCCCTTTTTCGCTATGTCCTGGAAGGGTTGTCGTTCTTGTCTAATGTATGCGCATTACTCTCTGAATATGATAcgctattttattttgtcttccCAATCCTTACTGAAAATTCACTACCAAACAGTATTCTCTGGTGGCCATCTGGAAGGCATGATAAATTGATCAGCATCGATGAGGAGAACCTCTACTTGTGGAGTCTAGATGCTTCCAAGAAAACTGCACAAGTATGAAGTTCACACTACGTATTTGAAGTTTGTGACGCATGCATGCATAAGAAAATGTCATATTCACACTGAACCACATGTCATTGTTATCCAAGTTACCATCACTTGTTATAATAAGTTAGGCTGCGCTTGTTTTTGAGAAGAGGACAAGACAAGACACTGAGAACAAGACACAAaggacagagacacaaaattgtgttcttgtattctgtttggtgataaactagaacaaattatgaaaatccaatttattctcattttttttatttaaaaaatttgagaagaaaaatattataataaaaaaatatataaaaaattaacaagaataatgaaagataGGTGTATCAGTAAATGGATCTCCCTAAAATGACTgagaaatgaattttatatgTTGTCCATAATGGATCTTATTTCGTATTATACAATAGAGTCTATCAGTAATTCATAGGAGAGTGATTGATCATAGCCAGCCATAATATTTGCTGCTAACTGCCTAGTTGTAATTTTAAATGACTCTGATTCCTTGATTTTATGGTTTGATTATTTGGGTTGGAAAAGGAAAACACTATTTGTATTAATAGTCCATCTGCATAAAAGTTAAATATCACAAAGTTACTAGGGATACTGGTATTAGATAGCATTGTATTTAAATGTAAATGTGTTTGGACTTCGATAATCATGGTTTTATTACCTTGAAGAATCCGCTTTACATAGTAACATGTGATTACAATATCTCatatttgtgaatataaaatatCTCATATTTGCAAATGGTGTGCAATGACTGTTGGACTAACGGGCACCCCCAACATAAAATGTAGATACAATCACAAGATTCAGCTGGCATGCCCCACAAGATATCTGGTGGGGCATGGGATCCACATGATGTGAATTCTGTTGCCGCAACTTTTGAATCATCTCTCCAACTATGGGATGTCAGAGCAATGGGGTATGTAATGTTCAGATAACATAGTTCATTCTTGTATTGATGTATTTAAATAGGTGATAATATTCCACAATGGTGAACACAAACAtggttttatttaaaaaaatgaggaAAGTTAGTTTAGTATTGTTGGAGCTTTGAATTATGTTGTAACATGATTCTAGGCATGTTGAAACATCATCTGCtggttttgtttatttttttaaagcaaATGCATTTGCAattatttcttccttttctgttatTTTCACTTGAAGTTCACTATTGTGGGTTGAGGGAAAGGGTTATATATTCCCCTACAAGCAACTAGTTTTAGTATGAATTAGTATCACTTGGAATTGTTGTCTATTAATAGGATTCTTTGAATTACAGGAAGACTATTTCAATTGAATGCTCCCATGTACGCAGTGTTGATTATCACCCTAAAAGGAAGCACGTACTTGTAAGACTT is part of the Arachis duranensis cultivar V14167 chromosome 1, aradu.V14167.gnm2.J7QH, whole genome shotgun sequence genome and encodes:
- the LOC107487219 gene encoding WD repeat-containing protein DWA2, producing the protein MQGASSGIGYGLKYQARCISDVKADTDHTTFLAGTLSLKEENEVHLIRLSSSGTELFCEGLFSHPNEIWDLVSCPFDQRIFSTVYSNGETYGAAIWQIPELYGELNSPQLEKITSLDGHAGKIKCILWWPSGRHDKLISIDEENLYLWSLDASKKTAQIQSQDSAGMPHKISGGAWDPHDVNSVAATFESSLQLWDVRAMGKTISIECSHVRSVDYHPKRKHVLVTAEHESGIHIWDLRKPKVPIQELPGHTHWTWIVKCNPEYDGVILSAGTDSTVNLWLVSLGNDDVSTESQTESPTHWVDPLINTYSDYEDSIYGLTWSSREPWIFASLSYDGRVVVESVKPSISKK